The Lycium ferocissimum isolate CSIRO_LF1 chromosome 1, AGI_CSIRO_Lferr_CH_V1, whole genome shotgun sequence genome includes a region encoding these proteins:
- the LOC132065421 gene encoding uncharacterized protein LOC132065421: MIAPKDEEKTIFTCPYGTFSFRTMPFGLCNAPNTFKRCMMVVLTDMVENFIKVFMDDFSVFGGSFDESLRYLDAVLARCEETNVVSRRGIEVDRDKIEAIEKLPPPIFVRGVCSFLGHASFYRRFIKDFSKIANLMCKLLDKDMKFMFNEAFLKGLDELKLAQMNYTVTENELLAVVYAFDKFRSYLVGTKALVHTDHTIAPDHILRLGDQELVDEVVVIKETFPDEQLFARQSAELPWYVDMVNYLISWDPSFHPRGTSTLLSRSITCQSGIPLPTNDANVVARFLKKNIFTRFETPRAIISDQGAHFCDRLFDKLLAKYGVKHKVATSYHPQISGHVEVSNHKIKLVLGKACHLLVKLKHREYWAIKKLNLDMETAGEKRKLQLHELDEFRFHTYENAKLYNQWTKRLHDKHIQHRKFELGQLALLYNSRLKAQWLIQKANAKSLPSPPKAQRESVLETLQ, encoded by the exons ATGATAGCACCtaaagatgaagagaagactattttcacttgtccttatggcACTTTCTCATTTCGAACGATGCCCTTTGGATTATGCAATGCTCCAAATACTTTCAAGAGATGTATGATGGTTGTTTTAACTGATATGGtggaaaattttataaaagtatTCATGGACGATTTCTCGGTCTTTGGTGGTTCTTTTGATGAAAGTTTACGGTATCTTGATGCGGTGTTAGCTCGATGTGAAGAGACGAATGTG GTGTCAAGAAGAGGCATTGAAGTCGACAGGGATAAAATAGAAGCAATCGAGAAATTGCCACCTCCTATATTTGTTAGAGGGGTGTGCAGTTTTCTTGGGCATGCAAGTTTCTATCGGCGGTTCATCAAGGACTTCTCAAAGATCGCGAATTTGATGTGTAAGTTGCTTGATAAAGATATGAAGTTCATGTTCAATGAAGCCTTTCTGAAGGGTTTGGACGAGCTCAAGTTGG CCCAGATGAACTATACAGTTACGGAGAATGAGTTATTGGCAGTGGTCTACGCCTTTGACAAATTCAGATCTTACTTGGTGGGGACAAAGGCGTTAGTGCATACTGATCACACTATTGCTC CAGAtcacatattgagacttggagATCAAGAGCTTGTTGATGAAGTTGTGGTGATTAAGGAGACCTTCCCAGATGAGCAACTTTTTGCTCGTCAATCAGCAGAACTACCTTGGTATGTAGATATGGTGAATTATCTG ATTTCATGGGACCCTTCATTCCATCCAAGGGGAACAAGTACATTGTTATCGCGGTCGATTACGTGTCAAAGTGGGATTCCACTCCCAACCAATGATGCTAATGTGGTGgctagattcttgaaaaagaacatcTTCACACGTTTCGAGACCCCGAGGGCTATTATCAGTGATCAAGGTGCGCACTTCTGCGACAGGCTTTTTGATAAGTTATTGGCTAAGTATGGGGTAAAACACAAGGTGGCAACTTCATATCACCCTCAGATCAGTGGCCATGTGGAGGTATCAAATCATAAGATTAA GTTGGTTCTCGGTAAGGCATGTCATCTCCTTGTTAAGCTTAAGCATAGAGAATATTGGGCGATCAAGAAGCTGAATTTGGACATGGAAACAGCAGGCGAAAAGCGGAAGTTGCAACTACATGAACTTGATGAGTTTCGATTTCATACATATGAGAATGCAAAACTCTACAATCAATGGACTAAGAGACTACACGACAAGCACATTCAACACCGCAAGTTTGAGCTTGGGCAGTTAGCGTTACTGTATAATTCAAGGCTCAAG GCACAATGGTTAATCCAAAAAGCAAATGCAAAGTCGTTGCCTTCTCCTCCCAAGGCACAAAGAGAGAGCGTTCTAGAAACCCtccaataa
- the LOC132065431 gene encoding uncharacterized protein LOC132065431 produces MVVSQTIRPHGALPSNIKKNSKEQLHAVSMRNGRQLEEVTPKNKKVNAELILAKRTETEQKITNNVAEQLELVVHINIPLVELLQEVLKYAKYIKDVDANKRCVIDIETVALIEEFSCRVRSKIPPKLKNWGSFTISIAIDNMEVGLALCDLGASINLMPTSVFQKLGLGDPRPITVTSQLAYRSPAYPVGIIEDVEKLDNFLDFRDLLEIELVYDEDLMENEAVEECLHILDTSCAYVEHVLRGIKRHDLSSRMDYS; encoded by the exons ATGGTAGTTTCTCAAACTATTAGACCACATGGTGCTCTtccaagcaatatcaaaaagaATTCGAAAGAACAACTTCATGCTGTCTCTATGAGGAATGGTAGACAATTGGAAGAAGTTACTCCAAAGAACAAGAAGGTGAATGCTGAGCTGATTCTTGCTAAGAGGACAGAAACTGAACAAAAGATTACTAATAATGTTGCAGAGCAGTTAGAGTTAGTG GTACACATCAACATCCCTTTGGTGGAGCTCTTGCAAGAGGTTCTGAAATATGCTAAGTACATCAAAGATGTTGATGCAAACAAAAGATGTGTGATAGATATCGAGACTGTAGCGCTTATTGAAGAGTTTAGTTGCAGAGTGAGGAGCAAGATTCCACCAAAGCTAAAAAATTGGGGCAGTTTCACCATCTCGATCGCTATTGATAACATGGAGGTTGGGCTAGCATTGTGTGATTTGGGTGCTAGTATTAATCTGATGCCCACCTCTGTGTTCCAGAAGTTGGGATTGGGTGACCCGAGACCAATAACAGTCACTTCGCAATTGGCATATAGATCTCCGGCATACCCTGTTGGTATAATTGAAGATGTTGAAA AGCTAGATAACTTTTTGGATTTTAGAGATCTCTTGGAGATAGAGTTGGTATATGATGAGGATTTAATGGAAAATGAGGCAGTCGAGGAGTGTCTTCACATTCTTGACACTTCTTGTGCCTAT GTTGAACATGTGTTGCGAGGAATTAAGAGACATGATCTGAGCTCTAGGATGGACTATAGCTGA